From Woronichinia naegeliana WA131, the proteins below share one genomic window:
- a CDS encoding ISKra4 family transposase, with product MKTLVGEVEISQKQARKLKVSPKIVLSPGLEKCCLRASAKTSYQQAEEDIEELMGIKVGHSSLHRLVERTELPLAQAQSESAGVSIDGGKICLRGEEKEGGQWRDYKLVSLHGNVCEAFFQDPEGLKNWSNVQPLSPIVTFLGDGHPGIWNAVESFATQSWLIRREVLDWYHLKENLFKVGGSLKRLEAVEHLLWRGFVNKANKAIDAFDGVKSKRAKNFQAYLTKYYQRIPDYQYYQQLGIVIGSGDVESKIKQVGARVKLSGARWHLHNVSRILRLRCAYLNHSPLLSVNVLS from the coding sequence ATCAAAACCCTAGTCGGAGAAGTGGAAATAAGCCAAAAACAAGCCAGAAAACTAAAGGTGTCGCCAAAAATCGTCTTAAGTCCAGGTTTAGAGAAATGCTGTCTAAGAGCCAGTGCGAAAACATCCTACCAACAAGCAGAAGAAGATATAGAGGAGTTGATGGGGATAAAAGTAGGACATAGCAGTTTACATCGCTTGGTAGAACGGACAGAACTGCCCTTAGCTCAAGCTCAGTCAGAGAGTGCGGGGGTCAGTATAGATGGGGGAAAGATTTGTCTGCGGGGCGAGGAGAAGGAAGGGGGACAGTGGCGAGATTATAAACTGGTGAGTCTTCATGGCAATGTCTGTGAAGCCTTTTTCCAAGACCCAGAGGGCTTAAAGAATTGGAGCAATGTTCAACCTTTGTCCCCAATAGTGACCTTTTTGGGAGATGGTCATCCCGGAATCTGGAATGCGGTAGAGAGTTTCGCCACTCAATCGTGGCTGATACGACGAGAGGTGTTGGATTGGTATCATCTCAAGGAGAATCTGTTCAAAGTGGGTGGCTCTCTCAAACGGCTAGAAGCAGTGGAGCATTTACTGTGGCGGGGTTTTGTGAACAAGGCAAACAAGGCAATAGATGCGTTTGATGGAGTCAAAAGCAAGAGGGCAAAGAATTTTCAAGCCTATTTGACGAAGTATTATCAGCGTATCCCTGATTACCAATACTATCAACAGCTTGGTATTGTGATTGGTTCTGGTGATGTGGAGTCTAAGATTAAACAGGTGGGAGCTAGGGTTAAATTGTCGGGAGCACGTTGGCATCTTCATAATGTTTCTCGTATTCTTCGGCTACGATGTGCTTATCTCAATCACTCTCCTCTTTTGAGTGTCAATGTATTATCTTAA